A stretch of the Polyangium spumosum genome encodes the following:
- a CDS encoding suppressor of fused domain protein: MSDDQAVIAAHLKRHLGRQQIVRPGLISRDVHVIPPRRGRRHWVLHTVGARAHLLEGHRAHHAEFVMSLSEEWNPRELWPIRVLRNVSRAIDIAGKTPREGDVYFNPGDSGSACPDVFALLIARSRQLGNRAEFRTASGATTVVYALFALTECDHKRRLAGQLRIDELPEVISWVLPKPRLVLHRFKDLDMVAVHVRTRYGPLVYVYFGEKFHGLFADHRHGRRLLGRTPVIDEAVGDDVAWQHILFQPAVEAALQWARGREREYLDCDYPLGHPEMCWREFSHGPQPELPELPDLQGHARPLPWSRLT, from the coding sequence GGACGTCCACGTCATTCCACCGCGCAGGGGGCGCCGGCACTGGGTTCTGCATACCGTGGGGGCCCGCGCTCACCTCTTGGAGGGGCATAGAGCCCACCACGCGGAGTTCGTCATGTCGCTCTCGGAGGAGTGGAACCCGCGGGAGCTGTGGCCCATACGCGTGCTCCGGAACGTCTCTCGCGCCATCGATATTGCGGGGAAAACGCCGCGCGAGGGCGACGTGTACTTCAACCCGGGGGACTCAGGAAGCGCTTGTCCGGACGTGTTTGCCCTGCTCATCGCGCGCTCGCGCCAGCTTGGGAACCGAGCGGAATTTCGTACGGCCTCGGGCGCTACGACTGTCGTTTACGCCTTGTTTGCTCTGACCGAATGCGACCACAAGAGGCGCCTGGCAGGCCAGCTCCGTATCGACGAGCTCCCGGAGGTGATTTCTTGGGTCCTCCCGAAGCCCCGACTCGTTCTCCATCGATTCAAAGACCTCGACATGGTCGCGGTGCACGTACGAACGCGGTACGGTCCGCTGGTCTACGTGTACTTCGGCGAGAAGTTCCACGGACTGTTCGCTGATCATCGCCATGGGAGGCGTTTGCTGGGCAGGACCCCAGTCATTGACGAGGCCGTGGGGGACGACGTTGCCTGGCAGCACATCCTGTTCCAGCCCGCGGTAGAGGCGGCGCTCCAATGGGCTCGCGGGCGGGAGCGCGAGTATCTCGACTGCGACTACCCGCTCGGGCACCCCGAGATGTGCTGGCGCGAATTCAGTCACGGGCCGCAACCCGAGTTGCCAGAGCTCCCGGACCTCCAAGGGCACGCGAGGCCGCTTCCGTGGTCGAGGTTAACATGA